A genomic segment from Desulfonatronum lacustre DSM 10312 encodes:
- a CDS encoding type II toxin-antitoxin system YafQ family toxin, with protein sequence MTSKKAPGSKRTRPPRATDYAKQFLKDWERLSRSARYDMNLLKGVMLQLVANDVPLGPEWKDHQLKGNWSDHRECHIGGDFLLIYRLAGDSIVFVRAGTHSELFGK encoded by the coding sequence ATGACCTCGAAAAAAGCGCCCGGAAGTAAACGAACCCGTCCGCCTCGCGCGACGGACTACGCCAAGCAATTCTTGAAAGACTGGGAACGACTTTCCCGCAGCGCCCGATATGACATGAACCTTCTCAAAGGTGTGATGCTTCAGTTGGTGGCCAATGACGTGCCGCTTGGCCCGGAATGGAAGGATCATCAACTGAAAGGGAATTGGAGTGATCATCGGGAATGCCATATAGGCGGCGATTTTCTCTTGATCTACCGCCTTGCTGGCGACTCCATCGTTTTCGTCCGTGCTGGTACGCACTCGGAGCTTTTTGGAAAGTGA
- a CDS encoding KamA family radical SAM protein — translation MTHPKNITDIAALSGLSPEERERLRPVMDTFDFLSNEYYLSLIDWTDPDDPIRKVIVPCVEELEEWGHLDPSNESKYSVMQGVQHKYESTAVFLASDACGGYCRFCFRKRLFIHPEQREFLTDVDAALDYVRGHPEINNVLITGGDGLMLPTARLERIVSGLRGIDHVRIIRVGTKLMAYNPYRVLNDPELIRLVERYSLPDRRMYFMLHFNHPREITEQSIAACDMLLRAGAVLCNQTPMLRGVNDTPEVLGELFNKLSYIGVPPYYVFLCRPTVGNLPFAVPVEQAHNIFLGAKSMCSGLAKRPRLTMSHATGKIEVLASTSDQMIFRYHRAATPEQSAEVVICKKNPEAYWFDDYQEIMEVVSLGDG, via the coding sequence ATGACCCATCCCAAGAACATCACCGACATCGCCGCGCTGTCCGGACTGTCCCCGGAAGAGCGGGAACGCCTGCGTCCGGTTATGGATACGTTCGATTTCCTGTCCAACGAATATTATTTGTCGCTCATTGACTGGACCGATCCGGATGACCCGATCCGCAAGGTCATTGTGCCCTGCGTCGAGGAACTGGAAGAGTGGGGGCACTTGGACCCGTCCAACGAGAGCAAGTACTCCGTGATGCAGGGCGTGCAGCACAAGTACGAGAGCACGGCGGTGTTTCTGGCCAGCGACGCCTGCGGCGGATACTGCCGGTTCTGTTTCCGCAAACGGCTGTTCATCCACCCGGAGCAGCGCGAATTCCTGACGGACGTGGACGCGGCCCTGGACTACGTGCGCGGCCATCCGGAAATCAACAACGTCCTAATCACCGGCGGGGACGGTCTGATGCTGCCTACGGCCCGGTTGGAGCGGATCGTCTCCGGGCTGCGGGGGATCGACCACGTCCGGATCATCCGCGTGGGCACCAAGCTGATGGCCTACAACCCGTACCGGGTGCTCAATGATCCGGAACTGATCCGACTCGTGGAGCGGTACAGCCTGCCGGATCGGCGGATGTACTTCATGCTCCATTTCAATCATCCCCGGGAGATCACCGAGCAAAGCATCGCCGCCTGCGACATGCTGCTCAGAGCCGGAGCCGTGCTCTGCAACCAGACCCCCATGCTGCGCGGGGTGAACGACACGCCGGAGGTCCTGGGCGAACTGTTCAACAAGCTCTCCTACATCGGCGTGCCGCCCTACTACGTGTTCCTGTGCCGGCCCACGGTGGGCAACCTGCCCTTTGCCGTGCCCGTGGAACAGGCGCATAACATTTTTCTGGGGGCCAAGAGCATGTGTTCGGGTCTGGCCAAACGGCCCCGGCTGACCATGTCCCACGCCACGGGCAAGATCGAGGTCCTGGCCTCCACCTCGGACCAGATGATCTTCCGCTACCACCGGGCCGCGACCCCGGAGCAGAGCGCGGAAGTGGTCATCTGCAAAAAGAACCCCGAAGCCTACTGGTTCGACGATTATCAGGAGATCATGGAAGTGGTCAGTTTGGGCGACGGGTAG
- a CDS encoding energy-coupling factor ABC transporter ATP-binding protein — translation MTPPTVTSSPTSAIRLNDLCFSYPDKPDVLQNLRLDVAPGERLGLIGPNGAGKTTLFLIISGILKPTSGEVLVQDRPVVGGSFNPEIALVFQKSDDQLFCPSVWEDVAFGPRNMGLTQEQVAERVQTALVTVGAQDLAQRPVHHLSEGEKRIVAIAGALAMHPKVIIYDEPSAGLDIRARRRLIGLLKQSDQTLLIASHDLELTLEVCTRVVLLDRGRIVTHGPARTIMADDSLMTAHGQEKPHSLIPHALPHDH, via the coding sequence GTGACCCCGCCCACCGTGACCTCATCCCCGACATCCGCCATCCGGCTCAACGATCTGTGCTTCTCCTACCCGGACAAGCCGGACGTGCTCCAAAACCTGCGCCTGGACGTGGCCCCCGGCGAACGCCTCGGCCTGATCGGCCCCAACGGCGCGGGAAAAACCACGCTGTTTTTGATCATCAGCGGCATCCTCAAGCCCACCTCCGGCGAAGTCCTGGTCCAGGACCGGCCAGTGGTCGGCGGGAGCTTCAATCCCGAAATCGCCCTGGTCTTCCAGAAGTCCGACGACCAGCTTTTCTGCCCGTCGGTCTGGGAGGACGTGGCTTTCGGGCCGCGCAACATGGGATTAACCCAGGAACAGGTGGCCGAGCGGGTCCAGACCGCCCTGGTCACCGTAGGCGCCCAGGACCTGGCCCAACGTCCGGTCCACCACCTTTCCGAGGGCGAAAAACGGATCGTGGCCATAGCCGGAGCCCTGGCCATGCACCCCAAGGTGATCATCTACGACGAACCCAGCGCCGGCCTGGACATCCGGGCTCGTCGCCGCCTGATCGGCCTGCTCAAGCAATCCGATCAGACCCTGCTCATAGCATCCCACGACCTGGAACTGACCCTGGAAGTCTGCACTCGGGTCGTGCTCCTGGACCGGGGCCGGATCGTAACCCACGGACCAGCCCGAACCATCATGGCCGACGACAGCCTGATGACCGCCCACGGCCAGGAAAAACCCCACTCCCTGATCCCCCACGCCCTGCCCCACGACCACTGA
- the cbiQ gene encoding cobalt ECF transporter T component CbiQ — protein sequence MIAHTISISPESPFVHRWDPRMKLIGLLLLAFTFSFVSNLRVLPMMIALTLTVVAMSRYPLDLLLRRLRYPSLVILCLIILLPLISGFTPLVEWGGLTVTREGFQAAMLVATRFFCIVTLAAVLLGTTPLLRTIKAMQALGLPYVMADMALLVVRYLEVLSADLRRMRISMRLRGHVEQRWPWRNLSTLAWLTGSLILRGYERSQGVYNAMRLRGYGHQPVSRDEFKAAPADLLALAAVCVATGLLIWLDMTL from the coding sequence ATGATTGCCCACACCATTTCCATCTCTCCGGAGTCGCCCTTCGTGCATCGTTGGGACCCCCGGATGAAGCTGATCGGCCTGCTTCTGCTGGCCTTCACCTTTTCCTTCGTCTCCAATCTCCGCGTCCTGCCGATGATGATCGCCCTGACCCTGACCGTCGTCGCCATGTCCCGCTATCCCCTCGACCTGCTGCTCCGGCGGCTGCGCTACCCTTCGCTGGTCATTCTGTGCCTGATCATCCTGCTGCCGCTCATCAGCGGATTCACCCCCCTCGTGGAATGGGGCGGACTGACCGTCACCAGGGAAGGGTTCCAGGCCGCGATGCTCGTGGCCACCCGCTTTTTCTGCATCGTCACCCTGGCGGCGGTCTTGCTGGGCACCACGCCCCTGCTCAGAACCATCAAAGCCATGCAGGCCCTGGGGCTGCCGTACGTCATGGCCGACATGGCCCTGCTGGTGGTCCGCTATCTGGAGGTGCTCTCCGCGGATCTGCGTCGGATGCGGATTTCCATGCGTCTGCGCGGCCATGTGGAGCAGAGATGGCCCTGGCGCAACCTGTCCACCCTGGCCTGGTTGACGGGCAGCCTGATCCTGCGCGGATATGAACGCTCCCAGGGCGTGTACAATGCCATGCGCCTGCGCGGATACGGTCACCAGCCCGTCTCCCGTGATGAATTCAAGGCCGCTCCGGCCGATCTCCTGGCCCTGGCCGCGGTCTGCGTAGCGACCGGGCTTCTGATCTGGCTTGACATGACCCTCTAA
- a CDS encoding alpha-1,4-glucan--maltose-1-phosphate maltosyltransferase gives MHPSSGRHRVIIEQVRPEIEDGHFAAKRVVGEEFVVRADIFTDGHDQIQARLLFRPRGTGQAGQTDQADQADQANETDQWTLHPMRPLPNDLWEARVTPERTGEYEYALEAWVDHYGTLLHGMHRKLDAGQDISVDLLSVAALLRAIAARAREAGRPDLEDLLRKAGEALISTQAHPPAALAQLENPALLQAVHALPDQELITRYPRVLSLHVERKRALYSTWYELFPRSWSPEPGRHGTLRDVIRLLPEISRMGFDVLYFPPIHPIGRANRKGRNNAVAAKPDEPGSPWAIGAEEGGHTALHPELGSWDDFAELTAQARAHGLEIALDLAFQCAPDHPYVREHPDWFLWRPDGTVQYAENPPKKYQDVLPFHFETKDWEALWRELADVVRFWIDKGVLIFRVDNPHTKPFAFWHWLISTIRADHPDVIFLAEAFTRPKIMARLGKLGFSQSYTYFTWRNTKAELTEYMTELTRTELRDCFRPNFWPNTPDILPEYLQYGGRPAFMIRLILAATLSSSYGIYGPVFELCVAEALPGKEEYLDSEKFECRRWNWDQPGNLKELIARVNRIRRDHPALHRTDNLRFVPVTNDNIICYLKTTDDGADTLLIAVVLDPFQPQTGQLDLPLEELGLTEGRPFLLKDELSGERFIWQNRHPTLELNPHTLPARILTLKRTMKREHDFDYFL, from the coding sequence ATGCACCCATCCAGCGGACGCCACCGCGTGATCATTGAGCAGGTCCGTCCGGAGATCGAAGACGGACATTTCGCCGCCAAACGGGTTGTCGGCGAAGAGTTCGTGGTCCGGGCCGACATCTTCACCGACGGCCACGACCAGATCCAGGCCCGGCTGCTCTTCCGCCCTCGCGGCACGGGTCAGGCGGGACAGACAGATCAGGCCGATCAGGCGGATCAGGCGAACGAGACGGATCAGTGGACCCTCCACCCCATGCGCCCCCTGCCCAACGACCTCTGGGAAGCCCGGGTCACGCCGGAGCGCACCGGGGAGTACGAATACGCCTTGGAAGCCTGGGTCGACCACTACGGCACCCTGCTCCACGGCATGCACAGAAAGCTGGACGCGGGCCAGGACATTTCCGTGGACCTGCTCTCCGTCGCGGCCCTGTTGCGGGCCATCGCCGCTCGGGCCAGGGAAGCCGGACGCCCGGACCTGGAAGACCTCCTGCGCAAGGCAGGGGAAGCGCTGATTTCCACCCAAGCCCACCCACCAGCCGCCCTGGCCCAACTGGAAAACCCCGCCCTGCTCCAAGCCGTCCACGCCCTTCCGGACCAGGAACTGATCACCCGCTATCCTCGTGTTCTCAGTCTGCATGTGGAACGAAAACGTGCCTTGTACAGCACCTGGTACGAACTGTTTCCCCGTTCCTGGTCACCGGAGCCGGGTCGTCACGGAACCCTGCGCGACGTGATCCGCCTGCTGCCGGAGATTTCCCGGATGGGCTTCGACGTCCTCTACTTTCCGCCCATCCATCCCATCGGCCGGGCCAACCGCAAGGGCAGGAACAACGCGGTGGCGGCCAAGCCCGACGAACCCGGCTCCCCCTGGGCCATCGGCGCGGAGGAAGGCGGGCACACGGCCCTGCACCCGGAACTGGGCTCCTGGGACGACTTCGCCGAACTCACGGCCCAGGCCCGGGCCCACGGTCTGGAAATCGCCCTGGACCTGGCCTTTCAGTGCGCCCCGGACCACCCTTATGTCCGGGAGCATCCGGACTGGTTCCTGTGGCGACCCGACGGCACGGTGCAGTACGCGGAGAATCCTCCCAAGAAATACCAGGACGTGCTGCCCTTTCACTTCGAAACAAAGGATTGGGAGGCCCTGTGGCGGGAACTGGCGGACGTGGTCCGGTTCTGGATCGACAAGGGCGTCCTGATCTTCCGGGTGGACAACCCGCACACCAAGCCCTTCGCCTTCTGGCACTGGCTGATCTCGACCATCCGCGCCGACCACCCGGACGTGATCTTCCTGGCCGAGGCCTTCACCCGGCCCAAGATCATGGCCAGACTGGGCAAGCTGGGCTTTTCCCAGTCCTACACCTACTTCACCTGGCGCAACACAAAGGCCGAGCTGACCGAATACATGACCGAACTGACCCGCACCGAGCTGCGGGACTGCTTCCGCCCCAACTTCTGGCCCAACACTCCGGACATTCTTCCGGAATACCTCCAGTACGGCGGACGACCGGCCTTCATGATCCGCCTGATCCTGGCCGCGACCCTCTCCAGCAGCTACGGGATCTACGGCCCGGTCTTCGAACTGTGCGTGGCCGAGGCCCTGCCCGGCAAGGAAGAATACCTGGATTCGGAAAAATTCGAGTGCCGCCGCTGGAATTGGGACCAACCGGGCAACCTCAAGGAGCTGATCGCCCGGGTCAACCGGATCCGCCGCGACCACCCGGCCCTGCACCGCACGGACAATCTGCGCTTCGTCCCGGTGACCAACGACAACATCATCTGCTACCTCAAAACCACGGACGACGGAGCGGACACCCTGCTCATCGCGGTGGTCCTGGACCCGTTCCAGCCCCAAACCGGCCAGCTGGACCTGCCCCTGGAAGAGCTGGGCCTGACCGAAGGCCGCCCCTTCCTGCTCAAGGACGAACTCAGCGGCGAACGCTTCATCTGGCAAAACCGGCACCCCACCCTGGAACTCAACCCCCACACCCTCCCGGCCCGCATCCTGACCCTGAAACGCACCATGAAGCGCGAACACGACTTCGACTATTTTCTCTGA
- a CDS encoding HesA/MoeB/ThiF family protein, with amino-acid sequence MSASLDQRYIRNFSTLSEADQQRLHAARICQLGLGGLGGTLLEMLARMGFGRRDQGWIRAADGDVFEASNLNRQLFCLESTIGRPKAEAALERIQAVNSEVDLSTRQAVVAPKDMPDFIQGADIVLDALGDLPTKLALRKAAAQAGLPVISAAVAGWTGFITTQLPGDPDPGIFQGVLGQNDRTEDAEVPLGTLAPCVWLVAALQCREAVAVACGHRPLFHGCLQLIDLTDPSWERITLPSTSQ; translated from the coding sequence ATGTCCGCATCCCTTGACCAGCGTTATATCCGAAACTTCTCAACGCTTTCCGAGGCGGATCAGCAACGGCTGCACGCGGCCCGGATCTGCCAATTGGGTCTCGGCGGTCTGGGAGGAACCCTTTTGGAAATGCTGGCCCGGATGGGCTTCGGCCGCAGGGACCAGGGCTGGATTCGAGCCGCGGACGGCGACGTGTTCGAGGCCAGCAACCTCAACCGCCAGTTGTTCTGCCTGGAGTCGACCATCGGACGGCCCAAGGCCGAGGCGGCCTTGGAGCGAATCCAGGCCGTGAACTCGGAAGTGGACCTCTCCACCCGGCAGGCCGTCGTCGCCCCCAAGGACATGCCGGACTTCATCCAGGGCGCGGACATCGTCCTGGACGCCCTGGGGGACCTGCCCACCAAGCTGGCCCTGCGCAAGGCCGCGGCCCAAGCCGGCCTGCCCGTGATCAGCGCGGCAGTGGCCGGCTGGACCGGCTTCATCACCACCCAGCTTCCGGGAGATCCGGACCCGGGCATTTTCCAGGGCGTGCTGGGCCAGAACGACCGGACAGAAGACGCGGAAGTTCCCCTGGGCACCCTGGCCCCCTGCGTCTGGCTGGTCGCCGCGTTGCAGTGCCGCGAGGCCGTGGCCGTGGCTTGCGGCCATCGCCCCCTGTTTCACGGTTGCCTGCAACTAATCGACCTCACCGACCCTTCCTGGGAGCGCATCACACTGCCTTCCACCTCCCAATAA
- a CDS encoding Gfo/Idh/MocA family protein, with translation MNDSQPLKVGLIGVGKMGGNHLRVLSYMKPVQVVFIHDRNRDKEARLAEEYGTRPAEDLEKDLALVDAVVLATPTSTHLEYIELASRFVTNMFVEKPLTDSLETTRAAARLARDKGLRIQVGFIERFNPVVTELVKIVGRSADVVNMDLTRTDKVPDRNLDVDVVLDLMVHDLDLALHLRGPVERIQAFGHAQDGLTALAHAVLVHSNGTISRVMASKITEKRIRQIAVTCPEMYVEADLLQKELVLHRKTVAQRYADLSLASVREAVFVPHEEALLGQLLAFAGYCRGRDCSIPASVPTVEAAVASMELAEVIRKSITENATAPVSYQPIGF, from the coding sequence ATGAACGATTCCCAACCACTCAAAGTCGGCCTGATCGGGGTCGGCAAGATGGGCGGCAACCATTTACGGGTGCTGTCCTACATGAAACCGGTGCAGGTGGTCTTCATTCACGACCGCAACCGGGACAAGGAGGCCAGGCTGGCCGAGGAATACGGCACGCGACCGGCCGAGGACCTGGAAAAGGATCTGGCCCTGGTGGACGCCGTGGTCCTGGCCACGCCGACCTCCACCCACCTGGAGTACATCGAGCTGGCCAGCCGGTTCGTAACCAATATGTTCGTGGAAAAGCCGCTCACGGACAGCCTGGAGACCACCCGGGCCGCGGCTAGGCTGGCCCGTGACAAGGGCCTGCGCATCCAGGTGGGCTTTATCGAGCGCTTCAACCCCGTGGTCACGGAACTGGTCAAGATCGTCGGCCGCTCCGCGGACGTGGTGAACATGGATCTGACCCGCACGGACAAGGTGCCGGACCGCAATCTGGACGTGGACGTGGTGCTGGATCTGATGGTTCACGACCTGGACCTGGCCCTGCATCTGCGCGGTCCGGTGGAGCGGATTCAGGCCTTCGGGCATGCCCAGGACGGGCTGACCGCCCTGGCGCACGCCGTATTGGTCCACAGCAACGGGACCATTTCCCGGGTCATGGCCAGCAAGATCACCGAAAAACGGATCCGTCAGATCGCCGTGACCTGTCCGGAGATGTACGTGGAGGCGGACCTGCTGCAAAAGGAACTGGTCCTGCATCGCAAGACCGTGGCCCAGCGCTACGCGGATCTGTCCCTGGCCTCGGTGCGCGAGGCCGTTTTCGTGCCCCATGAGGAGGCCCTGCTGGGGCAGTTGCTGGCCTTTGCCGGATACTGCCGGGGTCGGGACTGCTCCATCCCCGCCTCCGTGCCCACGGTGGAAGCGGCGGTGGCGTCCATGGAACTGGCCGAGGTGATCCGCAAAAGCATCACGGAAAACGCCACCGCGCCGGTTTCGTACCAGCCCATCGGGTTCTGA
- a CDS encoding type II toxin-antitoxin system RelB/DinJ family antitoxin: protein MPQTSMLHVRVDTAMKDQAVQALGSMGLTVSDAVRILLKRIIADQAFPLELKVPNAETQAAMEEAREIMASRPLRFTTPEALMDDLEKSARK from the coding sequence ATGCCGCAAACATCCATGCTTCATGTCCGCGTCGATACGGCAATGAAGGATCAAGCCGTTCAGGCCTTGGGTTCCATGGGGCTGACGGTTTCTGACGCCGTGCGGATTCTCTTGAAACGCATCATTGCTGATCAGGCCTTCCCCCTGGAGCTCAAGGTTCCAAACGCCGAGACGCAGGCTGCGATGGAGGAAGCGCGTGAAATAATGGCTTCCCGGCCTTTGCGGTTCACCACACCCGAGGCGTTGATGGATGACCTCGAAAAAAGCGCCCGGAAGTAA
- a CDS encoding helix-turn-helix transcriptional regulator — MNRAQRIYALHRLFHTHNQPVPRARIQDELECSQATVKRIIAEMRDMLGAPIVFDRDAGGYRYDPAAGAFELPGFWFNESELYAVLAAIQFLESTQPGLLQRPLQDLLKRLRLAVQDMGLNVDDLIHRVLLHPMRPRPVHPPVFEALAAGLLGSRKIRLLYHGPDKQTPSPRTIHPFRLLRYRDAWYLLAHCDQADDRRTFALDRIVEAQVLPEQANMPDNKTLDALMHDSFGIFLRNPDRTATLRFTGQAARWVESEVWHPDQSGAWCGEAYELRLPYGDQRELVMEILKYGPDIEVLEPEELRLAVRERILAAAKQYF, encoded by the coding sequence ATGAACCGCGCCCAACGCATCTACGCCCTGCATCGGCTCTTTCACACCCACAACCAGCCCGTTCCCCGCGCCCGCATCCAGGACGAACTGGAATGCTCCCAGGCCACGGTCAAACGGATCATCGCCGAGATGCGCGACATGCTGGGCGCGCCCATCGTCTTTGACCGCGACGCCGGAGGCTATCGGTACGATCCGGCGGCCGGGGCCTTCGAGCTGCCCGGATTCTGGTTCAACGAGTCCGAACTTTACGCCGTGCTGGCGGCCATCCAGTTCCTGGAGTCCACCCAACCCGGCCTGCTCCAGCGGCCGTTGCAAGATCTCCTGAAGCGCCTGCGCCTGGCCGTGCAGGACATGGGGCTCAACGTGGACGACTTGATCCACCGCGTTCTGCTGCATCCCATGCGCCCCCGTCCGGTCCATCCGCCGGTCTTCGAAGCCCTGGCCGCCGGGCTGCTGGGCTCCCGCAAGATCCGGCTGCTCTATCACGGACCGGACAAACAGACCCCAAGCCCACGAACCATCCACCCCTTCCGCCTGCTCCGCTACCGGGACGCCTGGTACCTCCTCGCCCACTGCGACCAGGCCGACGACCGCCGCACCTTCGCCCTGGACCGGATCGTCGAAGCCCAGGTGCTGCCCGAACAGGCCAACATGCCGGACAACAAAACCCTGGACGCCCTGATGCACGACTCCTTCGGCATTTTCCTGCGCAATCCGGACCGGACCGCAACCCTGCGCTTCACCGGCCAGGCTGCCCGCTGGGTGGAAAGCGAGGTCTGGCACCCGGACCAGTCCGGCGCATGGTGCGGCGAGGCCTACGAACTGCGCCTACCCTACGGGGACCAACGCGAACTGGTCATGGAAATCCTCAAGTACGGCCCGGACATCGAGGTGCTGGAGCCGGAAGAACTGCGCCTGGCCGTGCGGGAACGAATCCTGGCCGCGGCGAAACAATATTTTTGA
- a CDS encoding MoaD/ThiS family protein, with product MLLEVKCYATLAKFQPKESEFHLGPKPMLRDLIAFLGIPEGEIKISFANGVIVGPEYELQEGDRVGLFPAVGGG from the coding sequence ATGCTGCTCGAAGTCAAATGCTACGCCACCCTGGCCAAATTTCAGCCCAAAGAGAGCGAATTCCATCTCGGACCAAAGCCCATGCTCCGGGACCTGATCGCCTTTCTGGGCATTCCCGAGGGCGAGATCAAGATTTCCTTCGCCAACGGCGTGATCGTCGGCCCGGAATACGAACTGCAGGAGGGCGACCGGGTCGGTCTCTTTCCAGCGGTTGGAGGTGGTTGA
- the cbiM gene encoding cobalt transporter CbiM, with translation MHIPDGILPLPVTLGGYAASISICWLCIRAINKREDPRADIPKAALLTAAFFVASLIHIPIPPASVHLVLNGLLGALLGVFAFPAILIGLFLQAVMFGHGGLTTLGVNGVILGLPALAAAGVFHLRARGGAIHPASPRRTTVFGFLAGFSGIALSVLIFALILLTSLPAHLSAAAERSAILALGLAHVPLAVLEGLLTGLLAGFLLRVHPMILDGV, from the coding sequence ATGCACATCCCCGACGGAATCCTGCCCCTGCCCGTCACCCTCGGCGGCTATGCCGCGTCCATCTCCATCTGCTGGCTGTGCATCCGGGCCATCAACAAACGCGAGGATCCCCGAGCCGACATTCCCAAGGCCGCCCTGCTCACGGCCGCTTTTTTCGTGGCCTCCTTGATCCATATCCCCATCCCGCCGGCCAGCGTCCATCTTGTGCTCAACGGGTTGCTGGGCGCACTGTTGGGAGTATTCGCCTTTCCGGCCATCCTGATCGGCCTGTTCCTCCAAGCCGTGATGTTCGGTCACGGCGGGCTGACCACCCTGGGCGTCAACGGCGTGATCCTCGGCCTGCCGGCCTTGGCCGCGGCCGGCGTGTTTCACCTCCGCGCACGCGGCGGAGCAATCCACCCCGCGTCTCCCAGGCGGACCACCGTGTTCGGCTTTCTGGCGGGTTTTTCGGGCATTGCCCTCTCCGTGCTGATTTTCGCCCTGATCCTGCTCACCAGCCTTCCGGCCCATCTCAGCGCCGCGGCCGAACGCTCGGCCATCCTGGCCCTGGGCCTGGCCCACGTTCCCCTGGCCGTTCTGGAAGGTCTGCTCACCGGCCTGCTGGCCGGATTCCTGTTGCGGGTCCACCCGATGATTCTGGACGGCGTATGA
- a CDS encoding DegT/DnrJ/EryC1/StrS family aminotransferase, with product MHQFVLDSDALALALEIAASDSVPDEDRERTAMASLLAMAGDETLGLWVHPHTVSDRLTRRRRELALEGIFPTKEKESVSELAGGMAALLETVRLLPAPGVQLLQVLHQEAADPLLDLTLLAAEEYLESFVLVSRLAEDSSVRRLTPEACVRLVAEELESELSENGATPVPPVPFVDLKAQQMSIYPVLEANIFQVVKSCKFILGPEVEELEQRLADYTKTRHVVSCSSGTEALALALMAYDIGPGDAVFTTPFSFIATAEVICLRGATPIFVDIDPRTFNLDPEKLDAAVTALVSGKGDHPLPDAARGLTPRAVITVDLFGLPADHARIREVAVRHGLRVIEDAAQSFGGMEHGRRACALGDIGCTSFFPAKPLGGYGEGGACFTDDAELAERMRSIRVHGQGTSRYEHARLGTNARLDSLQAAVLLAKMDVFPLELERREALAAAYSRLLEPCALTPPYIPEGFGSAWAQYSLLARDEAHRDACRQALTDAGIPSVIYYPIPLHLQRVFLPLGYAPGDLPVCEATSRRIFSLPMHPYLPSRTQERIARILCDIAPRN from the coding sequence ATGCATCAGTTTGTTTTGGATAGCGATGCTCTGGCCTTGGCGCTGGAGATCGCGGCGTCGGACTCCGTCCCGGACGAGGACCGGGAGCGTACGGCCATGGCTTCTCTGCTCGCCATGGCCGGGGACGAGACACTCGGGTTGTGGGTTCATCCGCACACGGTGTCCGACCGCTTGACCCGAAGGCGACGAGAGCTCGCCCTGGAAGGTATCTTTCCGACGAAAGAGAAGGAATCCGTCTCGGAGTTGGCGGGGGGGATGGCCGCCCTGCTGGAGACCGTCCGCCTGCTGCCCGCTCCAGGCGTGCAGTTGTTGCAGGTTTTGCATCAGGAAGCTGCGGACCCGCTGCTGGACCTGACCCTTCTCGCTGCTGAAGAGTACCTTGAAAGCTTCGTGCTTGTTTCGCGTCTGGCCGAAGACTCGTCGGTCCGACGGCTCACCCCGGAAGCCTGCGTGCGCCTGGTGGCCGAGGAATTGGAATCCGAATTGTCCGAAAACGGGGCGACTCCCGTGCCCCCCGTTCCCTTTGTCGATTTGAAGGCCCAGCAGATGAGCATCTACCCGGTCCTGGAAGCGAACATCTTCCAGGTCGTGAAGAGCTGCAAGTTCATTCTCGGGCCGGAAGTGGAGGAGCTGGAACAGCGCCTGGCCGACTACACCAAAACGCGGCACGTGGTGTCCTGCTCATCGGGCACCGAAGCCCTGGCCCTGGCCCTGATGGCCTACGACATCGGGCCCGGAGACGCGGTCTTCACCACGCCGTTCAGTTTCATCGCCACGGCCGAGGTGATCTGCCTGCGGGGGGCCACGCCGATATTCGTGGACATCGATCCCCGGACCTTCAATCTGGACCCGGAAAAGCTGGACGCGGCCGTGACCGCCCTGGTTTCCGGAAAGGGCGATCACCCGTTGCCCGATGCGGCCCGAGGGCTGACGCCCCGGGCCGTGATCACCGTGGACCTGTTCGGTCTGCCCGCGGACCATGCCCGCATTCGCGAGGTCGCGGTCAGGCACGGCTTGCGGGTCATCGAGGACGCGGCCCAGTCCTTCGGCGGGATGGAGCATGGCCGACGGGCCTGCGCCCTGGGCGACATCGGCTGCACGTCGTTTTTTCCGGCCAAGCCTCTGGGCGGGTACGGCGAAGGCGGGGCCTGCTTCACGGACGACGCGGAGTTGGCCGAGCGGATGCGGTCCATCCGGGTCCACGGTCAGGGTACGTCGCGCTATGAACATGCTCGGCTGGGCACCAACGCCCGTTTGGACAGCCTGCAAGCGGCCGTCTTGCTGGCCAAGATGGACGTCTTCCCCCTGGAACTGGAGCGTCGCGAAGCATTGGCCGCCGCCTATTCCCGGCTTCTGGAACCCTGCGCCCTGACTCCTCCGTACATTCCCGAAGGGTTCGGCTCGGCCTGGGCCCAGTACTCCCTGCTGGCTCGGGACGAGGCCCATCGGGACGCCTGCCGTCAAGCCCTGACGGATGCCGGGATTCCCAGCGTGATCTACTACCCCATTCCCCTGCATCTGCAACGCGTTTTCCTGCCGTTGGGCTACGCGCCGGGGGACCTGCCGGTCTGCGAGGCCACGTCGCGACGCATTTTCAGCCTGCCCATGCACCCCTATCTGCCCAGCCGAACCCAGGAGCGGATCGCCAGGATTCTGTGCGATATCGCGCCGCGGAATTGA